GCTGCCTGGCCGGCAGTGGGTTCGGTCAGCGGAACGACGCCGACCACCCTGCCGTCATACGGGCTCATCACTTCGCGGAACTGCGGCAGTGCCGTTTGGGTTGAAAACTGGGTGGATTCAGGCATTTGCGGATACCTCCGTGCTGGCTGCGTGCATGGTGATGATGTCGGAGAGGAGTGCGTAGGCCGTCTCCACCCGGCCGGCTCCCGGTCCCGAGACTGTTACCGGGCCCAGGAGGTCGGTGTCGAAGGACAGAGCATTCGTAGCGCCGGAAATCCCGGCCAGCCCATGATCGAGGGGGAGTGCCACGGGGGATACGCCTGCCGTCACGGACCCGTCCGGGTTCCGCCGGGCGGAGCCGACGAGCTTCCAGCGGCGTCCCTCAAGGGCGCCAGTCCGGATATCCTCCGGCGTCACGGTTGAAATCCCCTGGCGCTGAACGTCCTTGAGCTCCAGGCCGGCGTCAAGCAGCTCGTTGGCGAGGATGAGGACCTTGAGCTGAACGTCGTAACCTTCGATGTCTGCTGCCGGGTTTGCTTCCGCGTAGCCAAGCGCCTGTGCCTCGCTGATGGCGGCTTCGAAATCCAGGCCGGCCTCCATCCGCCCCAGGACGTAGTTGCTGGTGCCGTTGAGGATGCCTTCGAAGCCGTTCAGCTTGAGCCCCGCGAACATCTTCTTGGCCAGGCGGATGACGGGAGTGCCGCTCATGACAGCGCCCTCGAACTCAAAGTGGACGCCGTTCCGGGCAGCCAGCGATGTCAGCTCTGCGCCGCGCAGGGCTACCGGGCCCTTGTTTGTCGTGCAGACGCTCTTTCCCGATTCGAGCGCCCAGCGGACGTGGGAGACTGCAGGTTCGCCGTCCTCGGGATTCGTAAAGGTGGCCTCGCAGATGATATTCGCGGTGCAGTTGCGGATCACTGATTCGTTGTTGGTGTCCGCGGACCCGCCGTACTCGGCAAAGGTTTCGCTGCCCTGGCCCAGGTTGAGAACCACAGGGAGGTCGATACCTTCGGGCTGGACCAGGGATCCGAGGCGGAGATCGGTGATGGCCACTACCCGCAGGCCGAAGCCCAGTTCGGAACGAAGTGCCTCACCGCGAGTGGGGATCAATTCGGCGAGCGTCCTGTTGACGCCGCCGAAGCCGATCAGTGCAATGTCGTACGTGGTCATGGTGCTCCTTCATCAGTTACATCGGTCCTCCAATGCTGGCCGCATTCCTTGTCCGTCAGTGCATGTGATTCTGACCGAAAGACTGGGCGGAATGACCATCTGGGTGCCGATCCGACATGTGCCCTTCACGTATATGACGTTCAACATGCGCATGACGAAATGTTTTTGATGACCAAATGAGGCTTCCTGTGTTAGTTTCATCACTACCGTTACTGCACAGCTTCGAAATTGCCTGCCCCACAGGCGGTTGGCTGTGACCACCTTTCGCATCAAGACCTGTCCACTCACCTGGGAGAAACCATGGAACCTTTGTCACCAGTCCGGCTGGAACCCCGGCCCGATACATCCTCGTCGACCGAATCCGGGCTCCGGCGGTCCATGGGGCCCCGACACCTTGTGATGATCGCCATGGGCGGGGTGATCGGCTCCGGGCTGTTCCTCAGCTCGGGCTACACCATTTCCCAGGCGGGGCCGCTCGGGGCCGTGCTCGCCTATCTCATTGGCGCCTTCGTCGTGTATCTGGTGATGGCCTGCCTGGGCGAACTTGCCATTGCCTATCCGGTTTCCGGCGCCTTCCACATTTACGCGGCGAGGTCGATCGGGCCGGCAACCGGGTTCACCACCGCCTGGCTCTACTGGCTCTGCTGGGCTGTAGCCATCGGATCGGAGTTCACCGCCTCCGGCCTCCTGATGCAGCGCTGGTTCCCGGGCGTCGACGTGTGGGTCTGGTGTGTCATCTTCGCGGCCGTCCTCTTCGGCCTGAACGCAGTTTCTTCGAAGT
Above is a window of Arthrobacter pascens DNA encoding:
- a CDS encoding homoserine dehydrogenase; its protein translation is MTTYDIALIGFGGVNRTLAELIPTRGEALRSELGFGLRVVAITDLRLGSLVQPEGIDLPVVLNLGQGSETFAEYGGSADTNNESVIRNCTANIICEATFTNPEDGEPAVSHVRWALESGKSVCTTNKGPVALRGAELTSLAARNGVHFEFEGAVMSGTPVIRLAKKMFAGLKLNGFEGILNGTSNYVLGRMEAGLDFEAAISEAQALGYAEANPAADIEGYDVQLKVLILANELLDAGLELKDVQRQGISTVTPEDIRTGALEGRRWKLVGSARRNPDGSVTAGVSPVALPLDHGLAGISGATNALSFDTDLLGPVTVSGPGAGRVETAYALLSDIITMHAASTEVSANA